The region AGCCATGAACGACGCCTGCCGAGTTTACCCAGCAGCGGCAGGCGCCACTGATCGAGTAGCGGTGACCACACCCATTTAAAGGCGTAGGCCAGTCCGATCAGGCTTGCATAGCCAATCGTTTCGCGGGCCACGCCAGCTTCGCGCAACCACACGGAGAGCGTCGAGAACACCAGCATGTACGGCAAGCCGGCGGCAAAACCGAGCAACAACAGCACAAGAGTCGAGGGGCTGGCATAGGCAGCGAGCGCGGCGCGCCAGGTTTTACGGGGCATGGGCTGGAGTCTGCCTCAGATTACGGAAACAAAGGGCGCACTCTAACCGCAGTGCTCTATCGGGCGCCAGCCATGACGCTGTATATCCACGCGATTATTCACAATGCTCAAACCCTCGTCGCGCAGGCGGGCCCGTTGCTCATCACCGGACGCACTGCCTGCTGGCAGACTGAGACGTCCTCCTGCCGCCAGCACCCGGTGCCATGGCAAGCGGGTGCCTTCAGGCAGTTGCGAGAGTGTGCGCCCCACCCAGCGCGCAGCGCGGCCCAGACCGGCCAGCTCAGCCAGTTGACCATAGGTCACGACATGTCCGGGAGGCACCATCATCAAGGTGGAATACAGCGCCACGCGACGAATTTGCGCGGGTGTTTGGGGGGCTTCGTCGGCTGTTCTGATCTGGGGATTCTTCTCGTTCATGGCTGGAAGACATTTCTGTCAATTGGACTAATGAAGGAACTACAACACAAGCGACCGGTCTTTCTTGGTCAGAGGCATATCCATCTGGATAATGCCGGCATTCTTTCGCAAATCCGAGTTTCCCATCTGCTTATGCTGTCCAGAATTCTGTTATGCCTTGCTGTCTTGAGTGTGTCTACGCCTTTGTTTGCCGATACGGTCTGGTTGAAAAACGGTGACCGCCTGACCGGCAAGATCCGGGTCTTCGATGGCGGCAAGTTACTCATCCAGACGGAGTATGCCGGGTCTGTGCCGATTGACTGGCGACAGGTCAAGACGCTGGAAAGCG is a window of Pseudomonas taetrolens DNA encoding:
- a CDS encoding MGMT family protein; the encoded protein is MNEKNPQIRTADEAPQTPAQIRRVALYSTLMMVPPGHVVTYGQLAELAGLGRAARWVGRTLSQLPEGTRLPWHRVLAAGGRLSLPAGSASGDEQRARLRDEGLSIVNNRVDIQRHGWRPIEHCG